In Dromiciops gliroides isolate mDroGli1 chromosome 5, mDroGli1.pri, whole genome shotgun sequence, the following are encoded in one genomic region:
- the LOC122729825 gene encoding ubiquitin-like protein 5 — translation MIEVVCNDRLGKKVRVKCNPKDSIGDLKKLIAAQTGTRWNKIVLKKWYTVFKDHVTLGDYEIHDGMNLELYYQ, via the coding sequence ATGATCGAGGTGGTGTGCAACGACCGGCTGGGCAAGAAAGTCCGCGTGAAATGCAACCCCAAAGACTCCATAGGGGACCTGAAGAAACTGATCGCCGCCCAGACAGGCACCCGCTGGAACAAGATCGTCCTGAAGAAATGGTACACGGTCTTCAAGGACCACGTGACCCTGGGCGACTATGAAATCCATGATGGCATGAACCTGGAGCTTTATTACCAATAG